The Nostoc sp. 'Lobaria pulmonaria (5183) cyanobiont' genome window below encodes:
- a CDS encoding DUF6439 family protein, whose translation MSQSTQLPKTSQLNELTTLELAQALMERLTISPNDWHRLKSNRNSRANEQVAAAIVYLLKNQPEEAQARLQQAVGWLDRSISAPPCPTHGK comes from the coding sequence GCTGCCTAAAACCAGTCAACTGAATGAACTTACTACTCTGGAACTAGCTCAAGCCCTTATGGAAAGGCTGACTATTTCCCCTAACGATTGGCATCGCCTCAAGTCTAACCGCAATTCCCGCGCTAATGAACAAGTGGCAGCAGCGATTGTGTATCTTTTAAAGAATCAGCCAGAAGAAGCTCAAGCTAGATTACAACAGGCAGTTGGTTGGTTAGATCGCTCTATTTCTGCCCCTCCCTGTCCGACTCACGGCAAGTAG
- a CDS encoding ATP-binding protein, translating to MITISLRPVGRYWGTISFASTLYLCPILDLLLAEIPARLQAELRLGLQEALVNAAKHGNNLDPSKTVVVRFSVIDNQYWWIISDQGSGFTPSSTSNEEPTDYLPPDESENGRGLCLLHQIFDQVEWNRKGTELRLCKQMENRRGLSLRR from the coding sequence GTGATTACTATTTCACTCCGTCCAGTTGGACGTTATTGGGGCACTATTAGTTTTGCCTCAACCCTCTACCTTTGTCCCATATTAGACTTATTGTTGGCAGAAATTCCAGCAAGATTACAAGCAGAACTGCGGCTAGGACTTCAAGAGGCCCTAGTCAACGCAGCTAAACATGGTAATAATCTCGATCCGAGTAAAACAGTTGTAGTTCGTTTTTCCGTAATCGATAATCAATATTGGTGGATAATATCAGACCAGGGTAGTGGCTTTACTCCTTCATCTACTAGTAATGAAGAACCAACAGACTATCTTCCACCAGATGAATCAGAAAATGGTCGTGGTTTATGTCTTCTGCATCAAATTTTTGATCAGGTAGAGTGGAACCGTAAAGGCACAGAATTGAGGCTTTGTAAACAAATGGAAAATCGCCGGGGATTATCTCTGCGACGATAA